One part of the Helicobacter cetorum MIT 99-5656 genome encodes these proteins:
- the tenA gene encoding thiaminase II — MQVSQYLYKSVQSIWENCISHPFVQGIGHGTLETDKFRFYIIQDYLYLLEYARVFALGVVKAYDEATMREFSNAIQDILNNEMSIHNHYVKKLQITQTELQNARPTLANKSYTSYMLAEGLKGSIKEVTVAVLACAWSYLVIAQNLSQIPNALEHAFYGHWIKGYSSKEFQACVTWNITLLDSLTRTSSKQEIEKLKDIFITTSEYEYKFWDMAYQKS, encoded by the coding sequence ATGCAAGTTTCACAATATCTGTATAAAAGTGTGCAATCTATTTGGGAAAATTGTATTTCTCATCCGTTTGTTCAGGGCATTGGGCATGGGACTTTAGAAACGGATAAATTTCGTTTTTATATCATTCAGGATTATTTGTATCTTTTAGAATACGCTAGGGTGTTTGCTCTAGGCGTAGTCAAAGCTTATGATGAAGCAACAATGAGAGAGTTTTCTAACGCTATACAAGATATTTTGAATAACGAAATGAGTATCCACAACCATTATGTTAAAAAACTTCAAATCACTCAAACAGAATTGCAAAATGCACGCCCCACTCTAGCTAATAAATCTTATACAAGCTACATGCTCGCTGAAGGGCTTAAGGGGTCTATTAAAGAAGTTACGGTGGCTGTTCTAGCTTGTGCTTGGAGCTACCTAGTGATTGCACAAAATTTGAGTCAAATTCCAAACGCTTTAGAACATGCCTTTTATGGGCATTGGATTAAGGGCTATTCTTCAAAAGAATTTCAAGCATGTGTAACTTGGAATATTACTTTGCTTGATTCTCTCACTCGCACTTCTTCAAAACAAGAAATTGAAAAATTAAAGGACATTTTTATCACTACAAGCGAATATGAATACAAGTTTTGGGATATGGCGTATCAAAAGAGCTAG
- a CDS encoding 5'-nucleotidase, lipoprotein e(P4) family, translating into MIGNTIKLGLVGLSLMSVLNAKECVSPLVRSTKYHQQSAEIKALRLQTYKMAKMALDNNLKFVKNKKPAIILDLDETVLDTSDYAGYLAKNCLEYTEKTWDDYEKQGTSKLVAGALEFLEYAHYKGVMIFYISNRTHKNKAFVLKMLKSLKLPQVSEKSVLLKEKDKPKAIRRAMVAKDYEIILQVGDTLHDFDVIFAQDKKNTKEQQNKVLKNAQKFGTEWIILPNSLYGTWEDEPLKAWQNKK; encoded by the coding sequence ATGATAGGAAATACAATCAAATTAGGTTTGGTAGGATTAAGTTTAATGAGTGTGTTAAATGCCAAAGAATGCGTTTCGCCGTTAGTAAGAAGCACTAAGTATCACCAACAAAGTGCCGAGATTAAAGCTTTACGGCTACAGACTTACAAAATGGCGAAAATGGCGTTAGACAATAATCTTAAGTTTGTAAAAAATAAAAAGCCAGCCATTATCTTAGATTTAGATGAAACGGTGCTTGATACTTCTGATTACGCCGGCTATCTTGCTAAAAATTGTCTGGAATACACTGAAAAGACTTGGGATGATTATGAAAAACAAGGGACTTCTAAGCTTGTGGCTGGAGCCTTAGAATTTTTAGAATACGCTCATTACAAGGGGGTGATGATTTTTTATATTTCTAATCGCACCCACAAAAATAAGGCGTTTGTATTGAAAATGTTAAAAAGCTTGAAACTTCCGCAAGTGAGTGAAAAATCCGTTTTATTAAAAGAAAAGGATAAACCAAAGGCAATAAGGCGTGCTATGGTTGCTAAAGATTATGAAATTATTCTCCAAGTCGGCGATACTTTGCATGATTTTGATGTCATTTTTGCCCAAGATAAAAAGAACACTAAAGAGCAACAAAACAAAGTGCTAAAAAACGCTCAAAAATTTGGCACAGAATGGATTATTTTACCTAACTCTTTGTATGGCACATGGGAAGATGAACCTTTAAAAGCATGGCAAAATAAAAAATAA
- a CDS encoding glycosyltransferase family 9 protein, with protein MGFIGFEDLKCKDKENSKKIFVVRNDKLGDFILAIPSLLALKHAFLKKGIEVYLGVVVPSYTAPIALELPFIDEVIIEDNHLSVNLKDKSIDALIFLFSNFKNAKLAFSLRKHVRYILAPKTKAYFWLYKKSVRQSRSLCLKTEYEYNLDLINVFCKDYNLPNAQMPEITYKLKDRIKERSILASKLNINPNSLLIGVHIHSGGSSPVLPASHFIKLIKILHAKLDGEIILTCGPGERDATELLLKEVPFAKLYDTSHSLVDLAKLCANLEIYIGNASGPLHVNALFDNLSIGFYPNELTASIARWRPFNKHFLGITPPDNSDDMSLIDIEKESGKIIEFITQNLSNHTQER; from the coding sequence ATGGGTTTTATAGGGTTTGAAGACCTAAAATGTAAAGACAAAGAAAACTCTAAAAAAATTTTTGTGGTTCGCAACGATAAATTAGGCGATTTTATTTTAGCTATTCCATCTTTACTTGCCTTAAAACATGCTTTTTTAAAAAAAGGCATAGAAGTGTATTTGGGAGTGGTTGTGCCTAGCTACACCGCCCCTATAGCCTTGGAATTACCTTTTATTGATGAAGTCATCATAGAAGACAATCATTTGAGTGTCAATCTAAAGGATAAGTCCATTGACGCTCTTATCTTTTTATTTTCTAATTTCAAAAACGCTAAACTTGCCTTTAGTTTGAGAAAGCATGTCCGCTATATCCTAGCTCCTAAGACAAAAGCCTATTTTTGGCTTTATAAAAAAAGTGTGCGTCAAAGCCGTTCCTTATGTCTGAAAACAGAATACGAATACAATTTGGATTTAATCAATGTTTTTTGTAAAGATTACAACCTTCCTAACGCTCAAATGCCAGAAATTACATACAAACTTAAAGACAGAATAAAAGAGCGTTCAATCCTTGCTTCAAAACTTAACATCAATCCTAATTCTTTACTCATTGGCGTGCATATTCATAGTGGGGGCAGTTCGCCCGTATTGCCAGCATCGCACTTTATCAAGCTGATTAAAATTTTACATGCAAAACTAGATGGTGAAATCATTCTCACCTGTGGGCCAGGCGAGAGAGACGCCACAGAATTACTTCTTAAAGAAGTGCCTTTTGCAAAGCTTTATGACACTAGCCATAGCCTAGTGGATTTAGCCAAATTGTGTGCGAATTTAGAGATTTATATAGGAAACGCTTCAGGTCCTTTGCATGTGAATGCTTTATTTGACAATCTGTCTATTGGATTTTATCCTAACGAGCTAACTGCTTCCATTGCTAGATGGAGGCCTTTCAACAAACACTTTTTGGGCATCACTCCGCCTGATAACTCAGATGATATGAGTTTGATTGACATAGAAAAAGAAAGTGGAAAAATCATAGAATTTATCACACAAAATCTTTCTAATCACACACAAGAAAGATAG
- a CDS encoding DUF5343 domain-containing protein, translating into MPYRLEKDFQDLIANNSNIQKDICSILEVEYKDFKLLKENTYINGITADFTLFEKNKVKAIIECKGGAINVTDYVRGIGQIFQYEYFFENTLSLKNYQFSENFSSVLIFPESVLKNNDFNVGLFKYPKSKKILEINSHSLAVRHISDNELQKLRETKHRDFKVISPYYVRDIRFFEVYFLLQVLAIFKFKNKIAHRKSIEETILKRSNSLNNGNWRNVFITLSTLGLIDNKNYPTSTGLNLINMGYSEFLVMIFESYIKPYYIEIFKLVENNTLNLKNHEIAERIKKNFNNHEVLFLTESNSRYISSWLNIAKDDFAFFSFAKRDTQRKLIFNPFISNKESFVKHIEKYSLYNQYKERYKEILNGI; encoded by the coding sequence ATGCCCTACAGATTAGAAAAAGACTTCCAAGACTTAATTGCTAACAACAGCAATATTCAAAAAGATATTTGTTCTATTTTAGAAGTGGAATATAAAGATTTTAAACTTTTAAAAGAGAACACCTATATCAATGGCATTACGGCAGATTTCACTCTTTTTGAAAAAAATAAAGTTAAAGCCATTATAGAGTGTAAGGGCGGGGCTATCAATGTAACAGATTATGTGAGAGGTATTGGCCAAATTTTTCAATACGAATACTTTTTTGAAAATACTTTAAGCCTTAAAAATTATCAATTTAGTGAGAATTTTAGTAGTGTTTTGATTTTTCCTGAGAGTGTTCTAAAAAACAATGATTTTAATGTGGGGCTTTTTAAATATCCTAAGAGCAAGAAAATCTTAGAAATCAATTCGCATAGTTTAGCTGTTAGACACATTAGTGATAACGAATTACAGAAATTAAGAGAGACAAAACATAGGGATTTTAAGGTAATTTCGCCCTATTATGTGCGTGATATTAGATTTTTTGAAGTGTATTTTTTACTCCAAGTTTTAGCCATTTTCAAATTTAAAAATAAAATTGCACATCGCAAAAGTATAGAAGAAACTATTTTAAAAAGGTCTAATTCGCTTAATAATGGTAACTGGCGAAATGTTTTTATTACTTTATCCACACTAGGTTTAATTGATAACAAAAACTATCCTACAAGCACAGGGTTAAACCTTATAAACATGGGCTATAGTGAATTTCTTGTGATGATTTTTGAGAGCTATATCAAACCTTACTACATTGAAATTTTTAAACTTGTAGAAAACAATACGCTTAATTTAAAAAATCATGAGATTGCAGAACGCATTAAAAAAAATTTTAACAACCATGAAGTTTTATTTTTAACCGAGTCAAATTCAAGGTATATTTCATCATGGCTTAATATCGCAAAAGATGATTTTGCTTTCTTTAGCTTTGCTAAAAGAGATACGCAAAGAAAACTAATATTTAACCCTTTTATTAGCAATAAAGAAAGCTTTGTCAAACATATTGAAAAATATTCACTTTACAATCAATATAAAGAAAGATATAAGGAAATTTTAAATGGCATATAA
- the trpE gene encoding anthranilate synthase component I has translation MISLIEQIPYVAYPLALYEKLEQNNTLLFESAEIESKTNTKSLLMAKACLKLICNHNAVTIASLTPNGEAFLKNLSTFFKTPIQNNTLTLIYPQVRKAQDEFNKLFEPSPFDALRGLFKSISTKHKHPFALFCAGLFSFEMLNFFEDLPKLQTQDNTANDFIFYVAQNLIIIDHKEKTTEILGACFDKHLKIEIEKELQTLKILANSIQQDFIPKKLKQNIEISTNCTDNEFEKKVLFLQEEIKKGEIFQAVLSRSFYMECKEPLSAYYHLKLANPSPYMFYVKDSDFILFGASPESALKYNASNNLAEIYPIAGTRLRGKDKNGNIDYDLDSKMEFDLQHDYKERAEHIMLVDLARNDMARISQKRYCNKLLKVDKYSNVMHLVSCVVGELKKSCDSLHAYRSFMNAGTLSGAPKLSAIKLIYQLENQRRGSYGGSVGYLNLEGSMDSCITIRSCFVKNHRAVIQAGAGVVLDSNPKSEANETKAKAQALINAIRKTSL, from the coding sequence ATGATTAGTCTAATAGAACAAATCCCTTATGTTGCTTACCCCCTGGCTCTTTATGAGAAATTAGAGCAAAATAACACCCTTTTGTTTGAGAGTGCTGAAATTGAGAGCAAAACCAATACTAAATCTTTACTTATGGCTAAAGCTTGCTTGAAACTCATTTGTAATCATAACGCCGTAACCATCGCTAGCCTTACGCCCAATGGCGAAGCATTTTTAAAAAACCTAAGCACATTTTTCAAAACCCCTATTCAAAATAACACCCTAACCTTAATTTATCCACAAGTTAGAAAAGCACAAGATGAGTTTAATAAGCTCTTTGAACCTAGCCCTTTTGATGCTCTAAGGGGGCTTTTTAAAAGCATTAGCACCAAACACAAACACCCTTTTGCACTCTTTTGTGCCGGATTGTTTTCTTTTGAAATGCTGAATTTTTTTGAAGATTTGCCCAAGCTACAAACACAGGACAACACGGCGAATGACTTTATCTTCTATGTCGCCCAAAATTTAATCATCATAGACCATAAAGAAAAAACCACCGAGATTTTAGGGGCGTGTTTTGATAAACACCTTAAAATAGAGATAGAAAAAGAATTACAAACCTTAAAAATTCTAGCTAATAGCATACAACAAGATTTTATACCTAAAAAACTCAAGCAAAACATAGAAATTAGCACTAATTGCACAGACAATGAGTTTGAAAAAAAGGTGTTATTCTTACAAGAAGAAATCAAAAAAGGCGAGATTTTTCAAGCGGTATTATCACGAAGTTTTTATATGGAATGCAAAGAGCCTTTGAGTGCGTATTATCATTTAAAGCTTGCCAATCCTAGTCCCTATATGTTCTATGTAAAAGATAGCGATTTTATCCTTTTTGGGGCAAGCCCTGAGAGTGCTTTAAAATACAACGCTAGTAATAACTTAGCTGAGATTTATCCCATTGCAGGCACTCGTTTAAGGGGTAAGGATAAAAATGGCAACATTGATTATGATTTGGATAGCAAAATGGAATTTGATTTGCAACACGACTATAAAGAAAGGGCTGAACATATCATGCTAGTGGATTTGGCACGAAATGACATGGCTAGAATTTCACAAAAACGCTATTGCAATAAACTCTTAAAAGTAGATAAATACTCCAATGTCATGCATTTAGTTTCTTGCGTGGTGGGGGAATTAAAAAAATCTTGTGATAGCTTGCATGCCTATAGAAGTTTTATGAATGCAGGCACTCTAAGTGGAGCGCCTAAACTATCAGCTATAAAACTCATCTATCAATTAGAAAATCAAAGAAGAGGGTCTTATGGGGGGAGTGTAGGGTATTTGAATTTAGAAGGCTCAATGGATTCTTGCATTACTATTCGCTCATGTTTTGTTAAAAATCATAGAGCTGTAATTCAAGCTGGAGCTGGAGTGGTGCTAGATAGTAATCCTAAAAGTGAGGCTAACGAAACCAAAGCTAAAGCTCAAGCACTCATCAATGCCATTAGGAAAACAAGCTTATGA
- a CDS encoding aminodeoxychorismate/anthranilate synthase component II — translation MKIFFIDNFDSFSYNLVYELEHLDYEVLVYRNDIEPNYLMKLMNKEQEKPLLFLSPGPGNPSNSSNLLEIIERAKGHFPILGICLGLQALAQSYGAKIIRSKEIMHGKASTITLKKHEVFKGLGESMVVGRYHSLMASELPKDLEVIAKYQNIPMGIIHEQDKILAYQFHPESIMTLKGSELLKQSVEFLRKL, via the coding sequence ATGAAAATCTTTTTTATAGATAATTTTGATTCTTTTTCTTACAACTTAGTATATGAGTTAGAACATTTAGATTATGAAGTGCTAGTGTATAGAAACGATATTGAGCCTAATTATCTTATGAAACTTATGAATAAAGAACAAGAAAAACCCCTTTTATTTCTCTCACCAGGTCCGGGTAATCCTAGTAATTCTAGTAATCTCTTAGAAATCATAGAAAGGGCTAAAGGTCATTTTCCTATTCTAGGGATTTGCTTAGGCTTACAAGCCTTAGCACAAAGCTATGGGGCTAAGATTATAAGAAGCAAAGAAATTATGCATGGCAAAGCAAGCACTATCACGCTTAAAAAACACGAAGTTTTTAAGGGCTTAGGGGAAAGTATGGTTGTGGGGCGTTATCATTCTTTAATGGCAAGCGAACTACCTAAGGATTTAGAAGTGATTGCCAAATATCAAAATATCCCTATGGGAATTATCCACGAGCAAGATAAAATCTTAGCCTATCAATTCCACCCCGAAAGCATCATGACTTTAAAAGGAAGCGAGCTTTTAAAACAGAGTGTAGAGTTTTTAAGGAAACTATAA
- the trpD gene encoding anthranilate phosphoribosyltransferase — protein MKDILNTLYNQKNLSDKETERLFTLIINEEVSSVQLGAILCALKIKGESFDEISIAAQTILKHTPKPFNSNLDLIDNCGTGGDRLKTINISTIAALIASSMGLPMAKHGSRSVSSYSGSADLLENLGVNIEMNSTQLKNCLEHSQFGFLFAPLYHQSFRKSAPLRKELFAKTIFNCLGPLINPLRPKIQLLGVYDKSLCKTMALALKKIGVQRAMVVNGGGSDEIVLHDKTSVCELKNNEILEYSLSAKDFSLPPYDLKELQINDAQESTKACLDILQNKAKDSHKMVVVANVACLLYLKGIAKDLKEGVAMVLEHLKTGIAYTHLQKIIELSHV, from the coding sequence ATGAAAGACATTTTAAACACCCTATATAATCAAAAAAATTTGAGCGACAAAGAAACAGAAAGGTTATTCACGCTTATTATCAACGAAGAAGTCAGCTCTGTGCAACTTGGGGCGATATTATGTGCTTTAAAAATTAAGGGTGAGAGCTTTGATGAAATTAGTATCGCCGCACAAACGATTTTAAAGCATACGCCAAAACCTTTCAATAGCAACTTGGACTTAATAGATAATTGTGGCACAGGGGGCGATAGACTAAAAACAATCAATATTAGCACCATAGCTGCACTCATTGCTAGCTCTATGGGACTACCCATGGCAAAACATGGTAGCAGAAGTGTATCAAGCTATAGTGGGAGTGCGGATTTATTAGAAAATCTAGGCGTGAATATTGAAATGAATAGCACGCAATTAAAAAATTGCTTAGAGCATTCGCAATTTGGGTTTTTATTCGCCCCCTTATATCATCAGAGTTTTAGGAAATCTGCCCCTTTAAGAAAAGAACTCTTCGCTAAAACGATATTTAATTGCTTAGGGCCATTGATTAACCCCTTAAGACCCAAAATCCAGCTTTTAGGGGTGTATGATAAATCCTTGTGTAAGACTATGGCACTCGCTTTAAAAAAAATAGGAGTTCAAAGAGCTATGGTGGTTAATGGGGGCGGGAGTGATGAAATTGTCTTACATGATAAGACAAGTGTGTGCGAATTGAAAAATAATGAGATTTTAGAGTATTCTTTGAGTGCGAAAGATTTTAGTTTACCCCCCTATGATTTAAAAGAATTACAGATTAATGACGCACAAGAAAGCACAAAAGCATGTTTAGATATACTACAAAATAAAGCCAAAGATTCGCATAAAATGGTAGTCGTGGCTAATGTAGCGTGCTTATTGTATTTGAAGGGTATTGCCAAAGATTTAAAAGAAGGCGTTGCAATGGTCTTAGAGCATTTAAAAACCGGTATTGCCTATACGCATTTGCAAAAAATTATAGAGCTAAGTCATGTCTAG
- the trpCF gene encoding bifunctional indole-3-glycerol-phosphate synthase TrpC/phosphoribosylanthranilate isomerase TrpF, with protein MSSVLENIIKNKRLEVATLKKIHALPRALKPSDRDFKKALLEKNTSFILECKKASPSKGLIREDFNLKKIAKTYEKFASCISVLADRRYFLGSYENIQIVKENSTKPILCKDFIIDSFQIKLARMMGANAVLLMLSVLDDKTYLEFFDLAKTLNMSILSEVSNEKEIKRLLSLKHDIIGINNRDLHTLKTNIANTLNLRPLLEKNAVVISESGINSHAEVKALAPYVNGFLVGSSLMREKNLKKACAKLILGENKVCGLTRIKDAKMVYKNHFIYGGLIFEKSSPRFIKPKKALKITKAVKKLDFVGVFVSHKAKKIEKMAKKLGLKAIQLHGNYSPKEVAYLRKKLVKTCAIWQVISVSSKKDLKPKFEGANLILYDTKGDKFGGNGTNFEWDILENVKTPFLLAGGLNLNNAKEALKVGALGLDFNSGLEISSGIKDKDKIKQVAKILREY; from the coding sequence ATGTCTAGCGTGTTAGAAAATATTATCAAAAACAAACGCCTAGAAGTCGCAACGCTTAAAAAAATCCACGCCTTACCTAGAGCCTTAAAACCAAGCGATAGAGATTTTAAAAAGGCGTTATTAGAAAAAAATACAAGCTTTATTTTAGAATGCAAAAAAGCTTCGCCTTCTAAAGGGCTTATTAGAGAAGATTTTAATTTAAAAAAAATCGCTAAAACCTATGAAAAATTTGCGTCATGCATTTCAGTCTTAGCAGATAGGCGCTATTTTTTAGGCTCGTATGAAAACATTCAAATCGTTAAAGAAAATAGCACTAAACCCATTTTGTGTAAAGATTTTATCATAGATAGTTTTCAAATCAAGCTCGCTAGAATGATGGGGGCTAATGCAGTGCTTTTAATGCTAAGTGTCTTAGATGATAAAACCTATTTAGAGTTTTTTGATTTGGCTAAAACCCTTAATATGAGCATATTAAGTGAAGTGAGTAATGAAAAAGAAATCAAACGCCTTTTAAGTTTAAAACACGACATTATAGGCATTAATAATAGAGACTTACACACGCTAAAAACTAATATTGCTAACACCCTAAATTTACGCCCCCTTTTAGAAAAAAATGCGGTAGTGATTAGTGAATCAGGGATTAACTCACATGCTGAAGTTAAAGCATTAGCCCCTTATGTGAATGGCTTTTTAGTCGGTAGCTCTTTAATGAGAGAAAAGAATTTAAAAAAAGCGTGTGCCAAACTCATTTTAGGCGAAAATAAAGTCTGTGGCTTAACTAGAATTAAAGACGCTAAGATGGTTTATAAAAACCATTTTATTTATGGGGGATTGATTTTTGAAAAATCTTCGCCTAGGTTCATTAAACCCAAAAAAGCACTAAAAATCACAAAGGCTGTTAAAAAACTAGATTTTGTAGGCGTATTTGTGAGCCATAAAGCTAAAAAGATTGAAAAAATGGCTAAAAAGCTTGGTTTAAAAGCCATTCAATTGCATGGCAACTATTCACCTAAAGAAGTGGCATATTTAAGAAAAAAGCTTGTGAAAACTTGTGCTATTTGGCAGGTAATCAGTGTGAGTTCTAAAAAAGATTTAAAACCTAAGTTTGAAGGGGCAAATTTAATTTTGTATGACACCAAGGGGGATAAATTTGGGGGTAATGGCACAAATTTTGAATGGGATATTTTAGAAAATGTTAAAACGCCTTTTTTGTTAGCTGGTGGGCTTAATTTAAACAATGCTAAAGAAGCCTTAAAGGTAGGGGCTTTAGGACTAGACTTTAATTCAGGACTAGAAATTTCTTCTGGCATTAAAGATAAAGATAAAATCAAGCAAGTAGCAAAAATTTTAAGAGAGTATTAG
- the trpB gene encoding tryptophan synthase subunit beta has protein sequence MNKNAYFGEFGGSFVSELLVPALRELELAFYDSLNDSEFQKEYARLLKDFVGRPSPLTLCKNIISNPKVKLYLKREDLIHGGAHKTNQALGQALLAKKMGKTRIIAETGAGQHGVATALACALLQLECVIYMGAKDIKRQEPNVFRMRLLGAKIISVTQGSATLKDAVNEALRDYATNYKNTHYLLGTAAGPHPYPTMVKTFQSMIGTECKAQILEKENRLPDYVIACVGGGSNAIGIFNAFLEDKEVKLIGVEPAGLGLDTNKHGATLNKGSIGILHGNKTYLLQDSEGQITESHSISAGLDYPGVGPEHSYLKDSKRATYESATDNEALEAFSLLCQKEGIIPALESSHALAYALKLAKKCDKESVIVVNLSGRGDKDLNTVANALKREIK, from the coding sequence ATGAATAAAAATGCGTATTTTGGGGAGTTCGGGGGGAGTTTTGTTTCAGAATTATTAGTGCCTGCACTTAGAGAACTAGAGCTTGCTTTTTATGATAGCTTGAATGATAGCGAATTTCAAAAAGAATATGCAAGGCTATTAAAAGATTTTGTAGGTCGCCCTAGCCCTTTAACTTTGTGTAAAAATATTATTTCTAATCCTAAAGTAAAACTTTATCTAAAACGAGAGGATTTAATTCATGGCGGAGCGCATAAGACTAATCAAGCCTTAGGGCAAGCCCTTTTAGCCAAAAAAATGGGCAAAACACGAATTATCGCAGAAACTGGTGCTGGACAACACGGCGTAGCTACAGCCCTAGCGTGTGCGTTATTGCAATTAGAATGCGTGATTTATATGGGGGCTAAAGATATAAAACGACAAGAGCCAAATGTTTTTAGAATGCGTTTATTAGGGGCAAAAATCATCAGCGTAACGCAAGGCTCAGCTACGCTTAAAGACGCCGTGAATGAAGCCTTAAGAGACTATGCAACTAACTATAAAAACACGCATTACTTGCTAGGCACGGCCGCTGGGCCACACCCATATCCTACAATGGTTAAAACTTTTCAAAGCATGATTGGCACTGAATGTAAGGCTCAAATTTTAGAAAAAGAAAATCGCCTACCTGATTATGTTATAGCGTGTGTAGGAGGGGGTTCTAATGCTATAGGGATTTTTAATGCGTTTTTAGAAGATAAAGAAGTTAAACTCATAGGCGTAGAGCCAGCGGGACTTGGACTAGATACAAATAAGCATGGAGCGACTTTAAATAAGGGGAGTATAGGCATTTTGCATGGCAATAAAACTTATCTCTTACAAGATAGTGAAGGTCAAATCACAGAAAGTCATAGCATTAGTGCAGGGCTAGATTATCCGGGTGTGGGGCCAGAGCATAGTTATCTCAAAGATAGTAAGCGTGCTACCTATGAGAGTGCTACTGATAATGAAGCTTTAGAAGCGTTTAGCTTGTTGTGTCAAAAAGAAGGCATTATTCCAGCACTAGAAAGCTCACACGCCTTAGCATATGCGTTGAAACTTGCTAAAAAGTGCGATAAAGAGAGCGTTATTGTAGTGAATTTAAGTGGTAGGGGCGATAAGGATTTAAACACCGTTGCTAACGCCCTAAAAAGGGAGATTAAATGA
- the trpA gene encoding tryptophan synthase subunit alpha codes for MRYSQVFKTLEQENKPAFIPFVTLGDPNYEWSFEIIKTLIDSGVSALELGFGFSDPVADGAIIQASNLRALKHAKMDKNFKLLKEIREYNAHIPIGLLVYANLIVAFGIEKFYATAKECGVDSILIADMPLIEKELVEKHAKKHEIKQVFIASPNANLKDLEQIANHSQGYIYTLARSGVTGASNTLENDATNIIKTLKSLCATPCLLGFGISKKEHVKNARDMGASGVICGSALVKIIEENLSNKNAMLEKIKGLVEEMMK; via the coding sequence ATGAGATACTCACAAGTTTTTAAAACATTAGAGCAAGAAAATAAACCCGCTTTTATTCCTTTTGTAACCTTAGGCGACCCTAATTATGAATGGAGTTTTGAGATTATCAAAACACTCATTGATAGCGGTGTGAGTGCCTTAGAACTAGGCTTTGGCTTTTCTGACCCTGTAGCTGATGGAGCCATAATACAAGCGAGTAATTTAAGGGCATTAAAACACGCTAAAATGGACAAAAACTTTAAACTTCTCAAAGAGATTAGAGAGTATAACGCTCATATTCCTATCGGGCTTTTAGTATATGCGAATTTAATTGTGGCTTTTGGAATAGAAAAATTTTATGCCACAGCTAAAGAATGTGGTGTGGATAGCATCTTAATAGCGGATATGCCTTTAATAGAAAAAGAATTAGTAGAAAAACACGCTAAAAAACACGAAATCAAACAAGTTTTTATCGCTAGTCCTAACGCAAATCTTAAAGACTTAGAACAAATCGCTAATCATTCGCAAGGCTACATCTACACCTTAGCTAGAAGTGGGGTTACTGGTGCGAGCAATACGCTAGAAAATGACGCCACTAACATTATCAAAACCTTAAAATCCCTTTGTGCTACCCCATGCCTATTAGGCTTTGGCATTTCTAAAAAAGAGCATGTGAAAAATGCTAGAGATATGGGAGCAAGTGGCGTGATTTGTGGCTCAGCATTAGTAAAAATTATAGAAGAAAATTTGAGTAACAAAAACGCTATGTTAGAAAAAATTAAGGGGCTTGTAGAAGAGATGATGAAATGA